One genomic segment of Chitinophaga sancti includes these proteins:
- the fusA gene encoding elongation factor G, with protein MADLRFQRNFGIAAHIDAGKTTTTERILYYTGKSHKIGEVHEGAATMDWMAQEQERGITITSAATTCFWKFPTTQGKLQPDTKEYKFNIIDTPGHVDFTVEVERSLRVLDGLVALFCAVSGVEPQSETVWRQANRYRVPRVGFVNKMDRAGADFLNVVKQVKEMLGANPVPLMLPIGAEDTFKGVVDLITMKGIIWDEEGKGATYQEIEIPADMKDEAEEWRAKLVEAVAEYDDKLMEKFFEDPNTISEDEIHEAIRKATIDIAIIPMLCGSSFKNKGVQKMLDAVCRYLPSPVDIEAVKGTDPDNGNEIERKPDAKEPFAALAFKIMTDPFVGRLAFFRAYSGHLDAGSYVLNTRTGKNERISRIMQMHANKQNPIDFIEAGDIGAAVGFKDIKTGDTLCDEKNPIVLESMTFPEPVIHIAIEPKTQADMDKMGLAIAKLVEEDPTLKAKTDEETGQTVLSGMGELHLEIIVDRMRREFKVEVNQGAPQVAFKEAFTLKVEHREVYKKQTGGRGKFADIQIELGPADPEWLKENDGKQFQFINDIFGGSIPKEFVAPVQKGFESAMNQGVLAGYPLDNLRVRLYDGSFHQVDSDAVSFELAARSAFREAGRKAKPVLLEPIMKVEVQTPDQYMGDVTGDLNRRRGMLEGMEMRNGVQVIKAKVPLKEMFGYVTQLRSLSSGRATSIMEFSHYSPAPNAVAEEEMAKAKGKVNA; from the coding sequence ATGGCAGACTTAAGATTTCAGAGAAACTTTGGTATTGCGGCGCACATTGATGCGGGTAAAACCACTACCACAGAGCGTATCCTGTACTACACAGGTAAATCCCATAAGATAGGGGAAGTGCACGAAGGTGCCGCCACCATGGACTGGATGGCGCAGGAGCAGGAGAGAGGTATTACCATCACATCTGCTGCTACTACCTGTTTCTGGAAATTCCCAACCACCCAGGGAAAGCTCCAGCCAGATACAAAAGAATACAAATTTAACATCATCGATACTCCAGGTCACGTGGATTTCACCGTTGAGGTTGAACGTTCCCTGCGTGTACTGGATGGTCTGGTGGCTTTGTTCTGCGCTGTATCCGGCGTTGAACCACAGTCTGAAACCGTTTGGCGCCAGGCTAACCGCTACCGTGTACCACGTGTAGGTTTCGTAAACAAAATGGACCGTGCCGGTGCTGACTTCCTGAACGTGGTAAAACAGGTGAAGGAAATGCTGGGTGCAAATCCGGTTCCACTGATGCTGCCTATCGGCGCTGAAGATACTTTCAAAGGCGTGGTTGACCTGATCACCATGAAGGGTATCATCTGGGACGAAGAAGGTAAAGGTGCTACCTACCAGGAAATCGAAATTCCTGCTGATATGAAGGATGAGGCTGAAGAATGGAGAGCTAAACTCGTAGAAGCTGTTGCTGAATACGATGACAAACTCATGGAGAAATTCTTCGAAGATCCTAACACTATCTCTGAAGATGAAATTCACGAAGCTATCCGTAAAGCAACGATCGATATCGCTATCATCCCAATGCTGTGCGGTTCTTCATTCAAAAATAAAGGTGTACAGAAAATGCTGGATGCCGTATGTCGTTACCTGCCTTCACCAGTAGATATCGAAGCGGTTAAAGGTACTGATCCTGACAATGGTAATGAGATCGAGCGTAAGCCAGATGCAAAAGAACCATTCGCAGCATTGGCGTTCAAAATCATGACCGATCCATTCGTAGGTCGTCTGGCGTTCTTCCGGGCTTATTCCGGTCACCTGGATGCTGGTTCTTATGTACTGAACACCCGTACAGGTAAAAATGAGCGTATCAGCCGTATCATGCAGATGCACGCCAACAAGCAGAATCCAATCGACTTCATCGAAGCTGGTGATATCGGTGCTGCTGTAGGTTTTAAAGATATCAAAACAGGTGATACCCTGTGCGATGAGAAAAATCCTATCGTACTGGAATCTATGACCTTCCCTGAACCAGTTATCCACATCGCTATCGAGCCTAAAACCCAGGCGGATATGGACAAAATGGGTCTGGCTATCGCTAAACTGGTAGAAGAAGATCCTACTCTGAAAGCTAAAACTGATGAAGAAACCGGCCAGACCGTATTGAGCGGTATGGGTGAGCTTCACCTGGAAATCATCGTTGACCGTATGCGTCGCGAGTTCAAGGTAGAAGTTAACCAGGGTGCACCTCAGGTTGCTTTCAAGGAAGCATTCACACTGAAGGTTGAACACCGTGAGGTTTATAAGAAACAAACTGGTGGTCGCGGTAAATTCGCAGACATCCAGATCGAACTCGGCCCTGCTGATCCAGAATGGCTGAAAGAGAACGACGGTAAACAATTCCAGTTCATCAACGATATCTTTGGTGGTTCCATCCCTAAAGAATTCGTTGCTCCGGTACAGAAAGGCTTTGAGTCTGCTATGAACCAGGGTGTACTGGCTGGCTACCCGCTGGATAACCTGAGAGTTCGCCTGTATGATGGTTCATTCCACCAGGTTGACTCCGATGCAGTATCCTTCGAATTGGCTGCAAGATCAGCTTTCCGTGAAGCAGGTCGTAAAGCAAAACCAGTTCTGCTGGAACCAATCATGAAAGTAGAAGTTCAGACCCCAGACCAATACATGGGTGACGTAACAGGTGACCTGAACCGTCGTCGTGGTATGCTGGAAGGTATGGAAATGAGAAACGGTGTACAGGTAATCAAAGCT